In Colletotrichum destructivum chromosome 1, complete sequence, the sequence AAGCGATCACATTCAGCAGCTCTCACTGGAGTGCCGACCGCTCGGGTTCGAAAacgcctcgaggccgggagGTATCTCTGTTGGAAGCATGGTAGTTGACTGTCAAAGGGAACGGCAGGTACAGTGGCATGGGTATCTAGTACAGTCGAGTTGCATCAAGACCCGATCTGACCTCACGGGACTTGAGTAGGCGAAATATCGCCATGTTTCAATCGTCTACCGTAACGTGTAAAGTCACAGAGCCCACAATGGAGTAGTGACGGTTTGTTTATAGCTCGAGCGAGCCGCTGTAAACAGTACAGACCCGCGGATTCGCAGTGTGTCTCGTATCCCGGACGATGGTGGCACCCCGAGCAGTCGGGTCTCCTCGGTTGGAGGTATGCAGCTGAGGGTCTAGCCGTGCTCGCCTGCAGTTAAGGGGCCTGTGTCTGGACCATCGCGTATTTAAGTTGGCAGGCAGCCTGACAGCCCTACTAGCGGCCAATAATCTGACGAGGCAGCCGACCTCTGAAGGCCTGACTTGGGAGTGCCCTTCCTTTGAGTCCGAGTCTCGAGTATCGCCAACTTGACTAACGGCCCACCCCGCATAGGATCAACCACCCAGTATTTGCGCGGTTCACCGCCCGCATCGACGCTTCAGACCAAGTTGCCAGAAAATGAACACGAGGCACGGAGCGCGAGGGTTGAGCGAGCGGATGCCAGAGCACACGTCGATGTGTTCGTCTGAGGTTTCTGGTGTTCCCGTTCAAGCACCGGGAACGTTGCATCGACGTCAATATTCGTCCAAGCGACTGGACTCTGGGAAGGCCGTGCATTTGTTTCTTCTGACGGCAACGCCAAGAGAACACGGAGAACTTTCCTTGACCCATATCCCGGTCCCCTGGTCGAAAACCCGGAGTAGATATCAATATTGCAACCACACTGCAATCAGCATATTTGTATGACGCAGTTGCGGTGCGGATGTTGACAGACGGGGGCCTGGCTGGGCGTACGAGCTGCGCGAATTTGGTCCGATGTTGGCTCTGTGTTGATCGAGACTGGCTGGAAACTGGCATGACTCGGAAGGGTGAAGGAGAGCTGTAGCAGGGCGAAGGTCACGGCTCGAGTCAGAGTACTTGCCAGCTTCCTTTGCGGTGAGGACAAGAGGACCGGGTCGACGAGTGAGGCCTCTGGGCATTGCGTCGGTCGTCTTCCAAAGACACGCGATGACAAAGATATTCTTAGCAGAGGCGTTTACCCCTAACTCAGCTTCGACGAAAGGAAAGGCAGCATGTTGGCCCACGTTCGGTCTGGGTGGGTGTGTTGCACTAGCTGGAGGCAATTCCACGAGAAATTGAATCTGGCGGCATGCATGAAGCAAAAACTCCAATAATGGATTAGGGGCAGCTCTGGGAGGTTTTGGCGCGGAAGCGAGCGAGAGATTAACAGTCTAGCAGTTGCCAGTCGAAGAGAGGAAGTTGAGGCTAATGCAGGTACGGGCTCTGCTCTCCTTTCTCCCccaagccccctcccccccttaTTCGCTTGTGGCCGATGGGGCGGGATGGACTGAGCTTAACCTTAGCTACGCCAATGGAACTGAGCATTGTCTCCGCGGATGGGTCTTGTCTCTTTCCCGTTTAGGAAGCACCCCGGTCCCTCCGGGGTTTGTTTTGTTTCCTTCCCGACAACTCTTTGTGTGTTTGAGGCGTCCTTAGTCAcgaccctctctctctctctctgttgTCCCACCGTCACAGCATCATCCGACGACTCCCGCCGACCGGAAAGGGCCTGGCCCCCCGCCCTTCACTTTCTGTCCATGCTACATCTGGCGTAGGCTCACTCCATGCTCGGACACTTGGCCATTCTCCCTGGTCGCCCGACCGGCCCAAATTGGCGGGTATCCCAGCATCGTCACCCCTCAACCGTCAGTCGCCTCTTAACCCGAAAGAGTTTGGCCGATGCCGACACAGCATGCAAAGACTGCTGCTGGCGCAGGTGGAAGCTCACCGGCGGCTGACCCGACTGCTGCCGTGCTGTTCTGACTTGTCTCCGTCATGCTCGCGCGGTGGCGTCTAACTCCTCCTTTTCCTACCTTCATGTAGCTCGCCGGTGTCTGGCGCCAATGTTATGATACAGCTGGACCTTGCCGTATATCGTTCGTGCGAGATCAAATTGCGGGTCAGCAATCAACGTGCCATCGTCCTAGGGCCGCTCGTCGTATCTTTCATTCTATCCTTGGACACAATCATGGCGTTAATCCCCGTGAGACCTGACACCAGCCCATCAGTGGCTACTCGCATCTCTCGAACCTCGGGCTGTCTCCAAATCGAGGCCTCCATCTTGAAGACTATGTGATCAAATTTTACTATATATGGGGATCTTTCGCGCTTCCCAACCCGGTCTGCCCTCACCTCATCAACTTACAACCCAACCCGGGAAGCCATTCGCTCTTTCTTTACCCCCTGTTTGCGTGCAACTAGTACCACATTCTTTCAAGACCACTGTCATCACCATCGTTCGCAATGGCTCCCATCGTTCGAGCCCTCGCTGCTCTCGCAGCGGCTACTCTCCTTACACAGGTCACCGCGACTACCACGGAGCTGCCGCCCTGTCTCGACGCCTTCCAGCCCTTTGCCTACGCTGGTTGCTTCAAGGAAAAGGGTACCCAGAACGAGAACGCTCTTGACttccgctcctcctccgaccaGACCAAGAACACTGTCGAGAAGTGTGTCGCTGAGTGCAAGGGTATGTTAATCCAACACACTTGGCCCATTGGATACGTGGTAGACTGACACCCCGATAGGAAACAGCTACCGTTATGCTGGTCTTACCTACCACGGTGTCTGCTACTGCAGTCAGACTGTCAACAGCCCCCTCCTCGATGAGGACAGTTGCAACTTCCCGTGCACTGCCAATAACACTCAGACGtgtggcggcgatggagccTTCTCCGTCTGGCAAGACCCCACGTTCCCGTCTTCTGCCGGTGTCAGCATCAATGATTTCAAGTCTATCGGCTGTTACACTGACGACACCGATCATGGGCGCACCATTGCTGAGCGACAGGACCAGGTTGCCTTCGACACCATGACTCCCGCCCTCTGCCTGCAAGCTtgcgccgacgacggctaCCCCTTCGCCGGTGTTGAGTACGGCGGTGAGTGCTATTGCGGTGTAGTCATGGGCAACTACACGCAGCCCGCCACGTCGGATAAGTGCAACGTGCCCTGCACGGGAGACAACACCAAGAACTGTGGTGGCGCTGGACACGTCGAGATCTACGTCGCCAGCAAGCTCCGGTCTCTTGAGCCCTGCGGTTTTGTTCCTCCCGTGAACTCGGTCTCTTCTTCCACCGCCAGCATCCCTTCCACCAGCAGTGCTCCCCCCAGCTCTTCCAGCATCACCTCGACGACAGTCTCTACCCAGGCTCCTCCTTCGACCACCACAAAGCCTGCCACGACGACAGTCTCTACCCAGGCTCCTCCTTCGACCACCACCAAGCCtgccacgacgacgaccactGCTCAGGTctgcaccaccaccattGTGACTCCGGCCACTTGCGAGTACGGCTGCGGCAACTGGTGCAACAAAAACCTCCCCGActtcgacgatgccgacagCTGCACCAAGGCTCACAACAGCTGCAAGCTCCAGGTCAACGCTTGCCTGAAGGGCGCCGGATGGCCCGGCTCCGCTAGCTGCATGGAGTTCAAGGCATGGTGCAACGACGTCAACAGCTACTGCTCCAGCAGCTGCAAGGGCAAGGGATCCTGCTCTAAGAAGGACTGCTACAGTAAGAAGGTCCCCAAGGGTTACAAGCCTGGCACCACCTCGGTCTCTACCTTCGCCTGCCCCTCCAAGCCCACCTCGACCGCCTCCCCGGTCACCACCATtgtccctcctcctcctactgGTGTCTGCAAGCAGCCCAGCAGCTGGTGGTTCAACTACGGACCCGGCAACCCTGTCGGTGGCATTGAGATCCCCATCGTCACCTgcaacgacgtcgccgacgacttcAAGGCCGGCAATCAGTTCAAGCTCTACACCGAGTCTGACTCCCGCAAGTGCAAGTCCTTCGGCCGCAATAACGTCCCCAACGTCTGTCAGGAGGCTTGCAAGGAGCAGTACGACGAGTGCAACAACACCTACGCCCAGGGTTGCAAGACCTACAACAACCGTCGTggccgccgcgacgccgccgccgtctacGCCCGCGCTCCTGAGTTCGCCAAGCGCTGGTTCTTCGCCGACACCTTCAGTGTCGCCCTCAACAAGTGTAAAATCCAGTACACTGACTGCCTTATCGAGAACCGCAACTCGTACGCTGCCAACAAGTGCGGTTCCTTCGCCACCGGCTACTAAACGCCACACTCAGTTGAATAGGAGACGACGCATACGCATAGACGCCATAGACGGGGAGTTTGCATTTTCAAAACGTTGGCTGCGACTTGACACTCTTTGAACTACGTCTAAACTTACATGTATTTAATAGCTACTCTTCTCACTTTAATCACACTTCGACTTGATGTTCATACTCGTATCGCATCTTCCTTGCTTTTGTGTGAAGCGTACAGCAAGTTTCTTGTCTGACCGAAGTTATTGCCCATCAACCAGTTAATAAAACGGCGCCGAACATGTATGATTGCTAAATTACCCTCGCCTTGAATCTTTCCTGTCTTACCTTGAATCCTGCTCAGACAATAAGGGTACCTTGAACCAGACAGCGCGGACCGCAACCGATCTCCTGGTATTTATAAAAAGTTTGTGCCGTGTAAACCTGGTGTGTAACTGTAGCCATGTTTTTGGGTATCACGCACAACAGTACTCGGTAGCTCAGACATGTTGGGTGTCGTTGGCGCTGTTCTGACCAGTGGGCGTTGGGGAAGTCGGGACGTCAATCCTCCATAATCCCTAATGCAGTGCCGGCGATGCAACGCACAACCGCCAGCATGGCCAAGTGGTAAGGCATCGCACTTGTAATGCGGGGATCCTGTGTTCGATCCACAGTGTTGGCACTGCAGGTGTACGTGTTCGCCTGAACATCGACGATTTTTTACTCTTGCTTGGTAATCTATCCTGCAACGATTCCCAGAAGATAATGAGAAAGTCAtcctgttttttttttttttttccttcattttttttttgggagggaggggtaATTGTTGTTGAAGAGGGGGTTTGTAGCAAATCATATGTACTTCGTAGTTGATTGCGATTCTGATGTTTTCTTGTAGGCTTCGCTCAACCAGACGTCGTAGGTGCTGGGTGGATGCTTTTGTGCTGTTTGTTCTAAGCTGACACTGCAATTGTGTTGACAGCAGCGTTATCCGCCTGTCAAGTATAATACCAAAACCGCAAGTGATTTTGTTAAGTTGAATCGCCTGAGAGCGTGTGCAGTCAAAGCCATGCTAGAAAGAATATGATTATCTGTCCTACCGATTGTCACACTTTCGACATTATGGTATTTAATTCAACAAGGACCGGATCACAACTCCTTCGTTCCCTCATGTCAGAACATTGATGAGTGCAAATCATGACAATTTGAGTTGTCGCAACACAGAACAACTGCCTGAGTATCTTGCTCCTGAGACCGAACGGGTGGCATCTAAGGAGGTGCACGATGATATACATGTCTGAACCTGCTGGTACTGCATACGTTGTCGTTCACCTTGTAAcccgaacccccccccccccttagGGCCAGATACGGATTGAGTTTTCCCCAGCTTTGTGCTGTGGAGCAATTCCTGCGCTCAGATGGCATTGGCCCGGCGTCGGGCAGACACCGAGGCTTACCATGCATCTCGCAGCCCGGGGAAACGGTCTGTCTCGACCAGCAGCTGGGGTTTCAGGAGCTCGGAGGTCATGGCAAAGAGGTGCACCGAGCTTCCTTTCTCGCTCGCCTATGCTCCTCCCTCCTTTCAAAGACATGAGCGGTCTTGGTCTCGTCCGCAGTACGGAACAGCCAGGAACCAGCaccagcggcagcaacaaATACGAAGGAGAGAGTTTGTGCTCGGGTTTGGGGCCCGTACAGTACGGAGATGGGCATGGGGACCCATAACCGTCTAGTCAAGGGACGATATAGAAACGTGCCGAGGAtcccgcccctccctctcgcaGCAGCTCTCGTAGCCAGCGGTGACGGCTGTTTGGTGATACATCAATCAGACGATGCTGGAGATCCGGGGGCCGGGACCTAAGATTCACCGAGGCCATTAGGCCGGTCCGGGCTAAGGTGAGCCAAAGCTTGACGGGCAGAAAAGGGCCAcgggtggggaggggggaagggaaggcaGGCGCGTCTAGAACCCTAAAAAAGGCAGGTTGTGAATACTGGAAAGGGCAGGACCGACACACAAAAATGGAGGTCGGAAAGAATTGTTAAGCGAGCACGCAACCCGCAATGCAAACGATGATCTCACACGCTGGAACATAGCCCGGGAGGAGGCCCCTACGgccgctctctctctctctcattaCAGCGCCTGCACCGTCCATGCTGTGCGCAATGGCGGCCTCCGATTGGAGGCAGAGCTGGCGTGCCCTGGCTTCCTGACCTAATTTGCTCCGTGCTTTTCCCCCCCGTCACTCTCTACCCCCCCGAGTGTTGTGTGCTGGTGCTGTGATTTGTCCCATTCAgaacctccccccctcctcagtGCCCCATCGCGCAGTTTCTTCACCTGAGAGTCCCCATCCGTAACATCACCACAGCACCGGCACCAATTGGTCCCATACCCCCCATTGagcatcaccaccaccgccaggTCATGGTGTTCTAACCTTGTCTCTTACCCCAATCATCATCCTAGACTAGGTCGCTATTGTACACCACAATCCAGGCGACAAGATGTCGGTCGCAAGCAAGGTGAGCTTCGCTCTTTTCCCTCAGTACTTTGGATTTGTTATCGGTCGTTGCTTTTCGACTTCGTCGTTGTGTGGGCGTGTTTGTTTTGTGTGtgcgtcgacctcgtcggcgtcgtcattCCTCACGCCATCACCCACGATATGCTACCTCGTTCATGCTGCTCGGCTTCAAGATCTCAACTAACAACTACC encodes:
- a CDS encoding Putative carbohydrate-binding WSC; amino-acid sequence: MAPIVRALAALAAATLLTQVTATTTELPPCLDAFQPFAYAGCFKEKGTQNENALDFRSSSDQTKNTVEKCVAECKGNSYRYAGLTYHGVCYCSQTVNSPLLDEDSCNFPCTANNTQTCGGDGAFSVWQDPTFPSSAGVSINDFKSIGCYTDDTDHGRTIAERQDQVAFDTMTPALCLQACADDGYPFAGVEYGGECYCGVVMGNYTQPATSDKCNVPCTGDNTKNCGGAGHVEIYVASKLRSLEPCGFVPPVNSVSSSTASIPSTSSAPPSSSSITSTTVSTQAPPSTTTKPATTTVSTQAPPSTTTKPATTTTTAQVCTTTIVTPATCEYGCGNWCNKNLPDFDDADSCTKAHNSCKLQVNACLKGAGWPGSASCMEFKAWCNDVNSYCSSSCKGKGSCSKKDCYSKKVPKGYKPGTTSVSTFACPSKPTSTASPVTTIVPPPPTGVCKQPSSWWFNYGPGNPVGGIEIPIVTCNDVADDFKAGNQFKLYTESDSRKCKSFGRNNVPNVCQEACKEQYDECNNTYAQGCKTYNNRRGRRDAAAVYARAPEFAKRWFFADTFSVALNKCKIQYTDCLIENRNSYAANKCGSFATGY